CAAAATTATTTTTTAAAATCTTTATGCATCTTACACGTTATTTGCGGCGCGTTGCCCCGCTAGCGGACAATTAGTGTGGGGGTAAAGAAAAAACCCGAGCCCGAAGGCTGGGGTTTGTTTGTATGAATATGTAAATCACAGAAGTTGGTCGGCAAGCTCTGCCAGCAGTGAGCGCTCGGTTTTCACAAGGGTGATGTGCCCATATACCTCTTGCCCCCTGAACGCTTCAATGGTATCCCACAACCCATTCGATGTGGGGTGGCAGTACGGATTGACGATCTGATGTACGTCGCCGACAAGCACAATCTTGGTGCCTTCGCCCATGCGGGCAATGAGAATCTTCGTGTCCGCGTGGTCGATGTTCTGCACCTCATCTGCGAGCACGAAGCTCTTGTGGATGGTGCGTCCCTGCTCGTAATTTATAGGAGTAATACGAAGCAGTCCCGCCCGGATGAAATCGCCCATGCTGGTAAGAGCCGCTTTGGTTTCCGTATCTCTGTCGGACTTTTTCCATTTTGAATTTTGTTGACACGCAGAGACCCCTCTTCGTTTTTCGAGCATTAAGTCAAAGTTGTCGAGGATGGGAAGCGTCCATGGGCCAAACTTTTCAGAGATGTCGCCGGGAAGAAATCCAAGCTGATTCCCAAGCTCGAATGTCGGACGATAGATAACCAGCTGATCGTACAATTCCTCGAGCTGTTCGTATCCGGCAACGAGCGGCAAAAGGGTCTTCCCACTGCCGGTCGCCCCCTTCAGGGTCACAATGAGTATCTGGGGATCTTCGAGGAGGGCGCATGCGAATGCCTGTTCATTATTAATGGGGCAGATGCCCCGTTCTGTTCCCTTCGGAGTAGGTTTTGGAACATAGCGGAATACCCCGTCCGCCTTTTTATAAATTGCCAAAAGAGTCTGACCGGTCGGGCGCACCAAGTAGCAACAGTGATTGGGATATAGGTTCTCCGGAGGCTGCTCCAGGGCTTCAAACACTTTTTCGACAGGGACCGATTCTTGTTCATGGAGCTGCCGGAAAATATCGTATGCTCCTTCCCGAATGAGGGGAAGGGTCATGATTCCCGTGAAAGACTCGTCAGTCGCCGAAGAGCTTTTCTGGAAGGTATATGCTTCGGTTTCAAGGCCGATGGCGCTCGCAATGATTCGTACGTTAAGGTCGTTACTTTTGACCACGACAGGCCGACCGTGTTTTTTTTGCCAACGATATCCGGCGAGTATGATCCTGCTATCGTTGCTCTCTTCCAGCGCAATGGGGTGTTCTGCGAACTTGATCGGCTCAATATCCACATAGAGTCTGCCACCGCCTTGTTTCGGCACTCCCTTTTGGAGAGAAGCCGCATCCCCGTATTTGGCAATGTTGTTGGAGGCCTGTCTTGACTTACTCTGCGCATTCCTGTCGCGTTGATCGCTCTTGAGTTTATCAAGTTCCTGAATGACGCAGATATGCACGAGCACATCGTTATCCCCGAATTTCTCTACGGCCT
The window above is part of the bacterium genome. Proteins encoded here:
- a CDS encoding PhoH family protein, producing the protein MPDEKKVFDLDTNVLIQDPEAVEKFGDNDVLVHICVIQELDKLKSDQRDRNAQSKSRQASNNIAKYGDAASLQKGVPKQGGGRLYVDIEPIKFAEHPIALEESNDSRIILAGYRWQKKHGRPVVVKSNDLNVRIIASAIGLETEAYTFQKSSSATDESFTGIMTLPLIREGAYDIFRQLHEQESVPVEKVFEALEQPPENLYPNHCCYLVRPTGQTLLAIYKKADGVFRYVPKPTPKGTERGICPINNEQAFACALLEDPQILIVTLKGATGSGKTLLPLVAGYEQLEELYDQLVIYRPTFELGNQLGFLPGDISEKFGPWTLPILDNFDLMLEKRRGVSACQQNSKWKKSDRDTETKAALTSMGDFIRAGLLRITPINYEQGRTIHKSFVLADEVQNIDHADTKILIARMGEGTKIVLVGDVHQIVNPYCHPTSNGLWDTIEAFRGQEVYGHITLVKTERSLLAELADQLL